From a region of the Ferrimicrobium acidiphilum DSM 19497 genome:
- a CDS encoding NAD(P)/FAD-dependent oxidoreductase yields MKHAAVIGAGIVGLACGWHLQERGYEVTIIDRGADVAAGSSWGNAGWLSPALAIPLNEPSLVTSGLASLMLPDSALYVPLRLDPELWKFLILFASQCTSRAFGEMMLKLAVLNDRALAAYDELGATVAEPTVAAPILAGFRNRSEANGLLGEFELIRTAGGELHYDVLEGEAARSRSPLFSAAIECVIDIHDQRYINSNAYTHSLSEALRARGATFMMGQEVTELTGSGREVRVVARGGVELIRPDVAVVATGAWANRLGRSLGVRIPVRAGRGYSMVCETIDPPTTPIYLPKARVACTPIDGGLRVAGTMEFRGPDDPLDPRRLDAIVRSTRELLKDIDLDHARDRWVGPRPVSADGLPLIGPTAQPGVYLAAGHGMWGVTQGPITGKLLAQAIDSGELPPELRPFNPLRSMQRPHVPMMAKWPRLGLKP; encoded by the coding sequence GTGAAACATGCGGCGGTCATTGGGGCTGGAATAGTCGGCCTTGCCTGTGGGTGGCATCTCCAGGAGCGTGGTTATGAAGTTACCATCATCGATCGCGGTGCCGATGTGGCGGCTGGATCGAGCTGGGGGAATGCGGGTTGGCTGTCTCCAGCGCTTGCTATTCCACTCAACGAACCCTCGCTAGTGACAAGTGGTCTTGCCTCGCTAATGCTCCCAGACTCAGCTCTTTATGTCCCACTTCGACTCGACCCCGAACTCTGGAAGTTCCTGATTCTCTTTGCAAGTCAGTGCACGTCGCGTGCCTTTGGCGAGATGATGCTCAAGCTCGCAGTTTTGAATGACCGTGCACTCGCAGCCTATGACGAACTTGGTGCAACCGTGGCCGAGCCGACGGTTGCTGCGCCTATCCTCGCTGGTTTTCGTAACCGTAGCGAGGCCAACGGCCTGTTGGGCGAGTTTGAGCTGATTCGGACCGCCGGAGGCGAGTTGCACTACGATGTACTCGAGGGTGAGGCTGCCCGTAGTCGGTCGCCGCTGTTTTCGGCCGCCATTGAGTGCGTGATTGACATTCATGATCAGCGATACATCAACTCGAATGCTTATACCCATTCTCTTTCTGAGGCGCTGCGAGCGCGAGGTGCTACCTTCATGATGGGGCAGGAGGTGACCGAGCTCACGGGATCGGGCCGTGAGGTGCGAGTAGTTGCACGAGGAGGCGTTGAGTTGATCCGCCCCGACGTGGCGGTGGTGGCAACTGGAGCCTGGGCTAATCGTTTAGGTCGATCGCTTGGCGTGCGGATCCCGGTGCGAGCGGGTAGGGGTTACTCGATGGTCTGTGAGACGATTGATCCCCCAACGACTCCGATCTATCTCCCCAAAGCTCGAGTGGCCTGTACCCCGATCGATGGTGGTCTGAGGGTCGCTGGCACTATGGAGTTTCGGGGCCCTGATGACCCTCTTGACCCCCGTCGTCTCGACGCTATCGTTCGCTCCACTCGTGAGCTTCTGAAAGATATCGATCTCGATCATGCTCGTGATCGATGGGTAGGTCCTCGGCCGGTGAGCGCTGATGGGCTTCCGTTGATTGGACCTACCGCTCAACCTGGAGTGTATCTCGCTGCTGGTCATGGCATGTGGGGAGTGACGCAGGGCCCGATCACTGGCAAGCTCTTAGCTCAGGCTATCGACTCCGGAGAGCTGCCACCCGAGCTCAGACCGTTTAATCCCTTGCGCTCCATGCAGCGTCCACACGTGCCAATGATGGCGAAGTGGCCAAGACTTGGTTTGAAGCCGTAA
- a CDS encoding response regulator transcription factor: MSTDKERILIAEDEESFVDAMTLGLTREGFEPIVATDGQRALDLFHETQPDCILLDVMLPKISGLDVCRQIRKESKVPIIIVTARSTELDTVLGLELGADDYVTKPFRMAELIARIRALLRRTTDSTERPSTDEEVLRYQGLTAYVDRHQVVVGDDEIKLPPKEFELLILFLRNPGKVLTRDLLVDRVWGHDYYGDTKTLDVHIKRLRTKIEPDPNNPTVLTTIRGVGYRLDLARE, translated from the coding sequence ATGAGTACGGACAAGGAACGAATCCTCATCGCGGAGGATGAAGAAAGTTTTGTCGATGCGATGACCCTTGGACTTACTCGCGAAGGCTTTGAGCCCATCGTTGCCACCGATGGGCAGCGAGCTCTCGATCTTTTTCATGAGACCCAACCGGACTGTATTTTGCTTGACGTCATGCTGCCAAAAATCTCAGGTCTCGATGTTTGCCGACAGATCCGCAAGGAGTCCAAGGTCCCGATCATCATCGTGACTGCTCGGTCGACCGAACTCGACACCGTGCTGGGACTCGAACTCGGAGCGGATGATTATGTAACCAAGCCGTTCCGGATGGCCGAGCTGATCGCCCGGATTCGGGCTCTACTTCGCCGCACTACCGACAGCACTGAGCGGCCCAGCACCGATGAGGAGGTGCTCCGTTATCAAGGGCTCACCGCCTACGTCGATCGCCACCAGGTAGTGGTCGGTGACGATGAGATCAAGCTCCCTCCGAAGGAGTTTGAACTCCTTATACTCTTCCTGCGCAACCCAGGTAAGGTACTCACCCGAGACCTGCTAGTTGACCGCGTCTGGGGTCACGACTACTACGGAGATACCAAAACCCTCGACGTCCACATCAAACGGCTGAGAACCAAAATCGAACCTGACCCTAACAACCCAACGGTGTTGACAACCATTCGCGGGGTGGGATACCGGCTTGACCTTGCGCGAGAGTGA